Part of the Niallia alba genome is shown below.
AGCAGCTACTAAAAATACTGTTCTATTTTCCATACCCATAATCGAATCAGCCATTGTAGACAGGATTTCTCTTTCATCTTCCAATAACTCACTTAAATCCTTTATAAATATTACTTTGTAATCATTAACTACTAACTCTTCTATCTTATTATTTTCCGCCCACTTAACTTCAGACCCACCAAGTCTTTTCCAAATTTCACGACAGTAATAGGTTTTGCCATCTCCCGCTGTACCAGTCAATATCACTGAATAAGGATTTACACTTTTAAAATTTTCAACTAGTTCCTCAAGATATTCCATATCAATTCTAATTGGTGTAACTTTATTTTTCCTCAAAATTGACTGTATAGTTTCATCATACATATTGTCATTTTGAGGAATAGGACCATATTGTCTTAAAAAATTAACCCAATTCGATCTTATTGCGCTCATCCTTTTTATCCCTCCTTTTTTATGTTACAAATTTTCCCTAATTCAATTATACTTTAATAATTGGGTCTATTACACCATGAATTAAATAGCCAAATATAAAAGAGCTTGGAATTTTACATCCAAGCTCTCTAGACTAATGTTAGGCATAGTGACAAACGCAGGGTACATCATTTTCTTCAACTAACTTTTTTGCAATTTCAGAGTCTTTATCCAACTCTTTGCGATATTCCTGTAAGGTAAATGGCTTTCCATTTCTTTTAAGGATAGTAACATCGCCCAGTTGCTCTCTTAATCTACTTTCCATTTCTTCTTGTTCAATATAAACACTTGGCCAAGTTTCATATAAATGCTTATAATGATTGAATCCACCTCTAACACATCTGCCACCACAGTTTGCGTGAGAAAACCCTAAATAATACATTTCTGGAAGTCTTATATTCCAGTCTTTTGTAATAATATTTTTTATTTCATCATCTGATATATTACTTTCATAAAGTGGGAATACCGTTTTTACTGGTTGTTCCTCTCCATTACGAGGAAGTAGGAAGTGATTATATAATGCCTCAATCCCTTCTCGTCTCCGTTTCTCATGTTTACCAATTCCAAAGTAAAGTATTGGTTCAAATCCATTATCTCGCAGCTCTTCAAGATAGACCATTGTTTGGTGTACTTTTAGATCAGATGAGCATTTTGCGAGTCTTGAGTTCCCAAGAAAACGTGTATCCTCAAATACCTCTTCTGGTGTTCTCCCATCTCTAACAGTCTTTATATCTATCCCAATTTTTTCTGCTACTTCCACCATGAAACGTTTATTATCTTTATGTTCCCAAAGAGTATCAGTAAAAAATAACTGTGATTTTTCCTCACCATGTTTTTGTACCATTAAATACGCAACATAAGCACTTGCAGCACCACCGCTAAACATGGCAATATATATCGGTTCTCTACCATACATTCCTATCATCCTTTTTATTTGTTTTCTTCATAGTAATCTACCAATAACTTATATAGCAGTGCAGTTATTTCTTCTTTTGGTAGTTTTCTTGCCATTAACTCAAGATCTGTTTTTACATTAGAATAAATAATATTACCCTTTGGAGATAGTTCTCGTTTAGGGATTGCTAAGGTCTTTGAATCAACTTTTACTTCATGATATTCATCTTTAAGGCTTTCAATATTTATTTCTAAGAGTGATTTGACTGTTTTAAAGAATACTTCACTAGTCGCATCAGACCAATCTTCCCTATTTACACCTACTAATTCGCTTGACAATTTATTTATCCAATTATTTTCATCAGTCGATAAAATCAAGTTAAATAACTTATTATCAACTTTTAATATCTCGTTTTGATTTTGGATGTAATCAAATAATTCTTCATAGGAATTGGTATTTGTTAATTCAAAAACTATATTTTCAATTTGCTTTTTATGATTTTGAGAGTACTCTTCACACTCTTGCTTAATTTTGTTTACCATTTCTACATTAAGTTTTAAGTTTAATAGTTCCTTTAATGCAGTATCTGGTTCAAACTCGCCCTTTGTAATGAGCTTTTTAAAAATATTGGCATTTGTTGATAAACTGTTTGTCTTCTGAGCTATCTTTGGGAGGCTATTTAGCCACCTTAATAGCATTCTGTTTAATCGTACACTTGGATGGTAAGAGGAATCTAGCTCCGTTCTATATGATTCAAAACATTCATCTATTACATCTATTATATTTTTATACTTATTATCTAATTTTTGATGACTAAAAGTATAATTTTCTGGTTTATCTAACATTCTATCATATAAAATATCACCATTTACATCATTAATATATGAACCGTCTTTATGGTAAAACATTATATATTTCCATTCATTTTTTAAGATAGCTGTCAGTAATACAGGAATATTGGGTTCCCTAATTCCGAAATCTTTGCCTTTAAAGATCTTTATTAGCGTTAAAAAGTTCCCACTTTCTGATTTTATCTCGTTCATTATTTTTTGGCGTAACAATGTTATTTCTTGGCTTTCATTCTGACCATTTATATTATTATTTTTTACAACAGAGGCATATATTAACTTGGCCGGACCCTTAAACTTGTAATTACTCTCACCACTAATAATAGCGTCGATGACTTCTTTTGCAGCGTTTAACTGTTGCTTTGAAATATTCCTTCTATTAAACGACTCATTATTTATTATTGGAGTATGACCATAATACTTAAATGCAATCTGTGACAACTGTTCACTTAGAGCTATTCTACTTCTGACGTTTATGTTGATTCCTTCGTGAATCCAGAAAGACCCTTTATAATGTGTTATTGGCTCAAGAAGCTGCCTTAATCTATGGATTTTATTTTCTCTAATCTTTAGCAACTCTTCTTCAACAATTGGATCCTCATTCAATAAATATTTATCCTCTAATAGTTTCTCCACTGAAGATAATTCTAAAATTTCCTCATCAAAATTATTGAGAGGCTTCTTGGGTAAAGCAAATATTATCCGAGAGTGTCCATTGCTTAATTTAACTATTTGACTTCTTATTTCTTCAATAGCTGAATCCTTTTCAGGTATAACATACAAAATTTTAAGATCTGAATTAGAATCTTGATTGATAGATTGTAACTCTGTATCATAGAGGTCATTTGCATAAATAGGCTTTATAGCTGCAAACCTAATCATATTTTTTTCATCATTATATCTTTTGGGATAAGCATATTTTGTATCTAAGACTTTACTAATAATGTTTATACTATCAAGTTTATTTATACCTAAGAGTTTTCTGTCAGTTATTTTCGCATTTAAATCAATAGAACTGCCTTCAAATACTTCCCAATTCTCATCGAATAGTCTGTACCTTAAAAGTTTTTTATTCTCAAGTATTTCAATTATTTTATTAACTTTATTTAACTCCCAATTAAGCGCAAATGATATAAATTCATTGGTTAATTTTCTTTTATTACTTAGGTTTGCAATATCCCACAGTGTGAATAGTTTTAGTAGCTGTAACTCACTTTGTGCAGAAGCTGTATTCTCTACTCTTTTTTTCACTCTCAAATATTTTAGGTATGCATTTCCAACTAAGGAATCACTCATAAATTCTTGAAATGCAGGTTCAAAGTAATCAAATAAACTACTTACAAGATACCATGCTTTTTCTGTGTGAAAATAATTTGCTAGTCCACCTTTTTCATTACTTTCTAAGAACGTAAATAATGTTCTTTCATTTTGAGCTACAGCATTAGCT
Proteins encoded:
- a CDS encoding phosphoadenosine phosphosulfate reductase domain-containing protein, with the protein product MYGREPIYIAMFSGGAASAYVAYLMVQKHGEEKSQLFFTDTLWEHKDNKRFMVEVAEKIGIDIKTVRDGRTPEEVFEDTRFLGNSRLAKCSSDLKVHQTMVYLEELRDNGFEPILYFGIGKHEKRRREGIEALYNHFLLPRNGEEQPVKTVFPLYESNISDDEIKNIITKDWNIRLPEMYYLGFSHANCGGRCVRGGFNHYKHLYETWPSVYIEQEEMESRLREQLGDVTILKRNGKPFTLQEYRKELDKDSEIAKKLVEENDVPCVCHYA